One Curtobacterium herbarum genomic window carries:
- a CDS encoding VanZ family protein: MTPDRSEPDVPDVTSAAVRRVVASGHALRRRGGTSAHATGRSRRVAGVLAVAYGVAVVLIGFWGTPVDASAQPWLDRLIGAAQRRGAPGWFDYVMIESLANVAFFVPLGLLVVLLAGARWWWAGAGAGLLVSATIETGQALFLPARFATIDDVVANTMGAVLGAVLGVVLLAAAARRRRV; the protein is encoded by the coding sequence GTGACCCCCGACCGATCGGAACCCGACGTGCCCGACGTGACGTCGGCCGCGGTCCGACGGGTGGTCGCCTCCGGACACGCGCTCCGCCGCCGCGGCGGCACGAGCGCCCACGCGACCGGCCGCAGTCGCCGGGTCGCCGGTGTACTGGCCGTCGCCTACGGGGTGGCGGTGGTCCTCATCGGCTTCTGGGGCACGCCCGTCGACGCCAGCGCGCAGCCGTGGCTCGATCGCTTGATCGGTGCCGCGCAACGACGTGGCGCGCCGGGCTGGTTCGACTACGTGATGATCGAGTCGCTGGCGAACGTGGCGTTCTTCGTGCCGCTGGGGCTGCTCGTCGTCCTGCTCGCCGGCGCACGCTGGTGGTGGGCCGGCGCGGGCGCGGGCCTGCTCGTCAGCGCGACGATCGAGACCGGCCAGGCGCTGTTCCTGCCGGCGCGGTTCGCCACGATCGACGACGTCGTCGCGAACACGATGGGCGCGGTCCTCGGAGCGGTGCTCGGGGTCGTGCTGCTCGCGGCGGCCGCTAGGCGGCGGCGGGTCTAG
- a CDS encoding TRAFAC clade GTPase domain-containing protein, protein MASTSTTMEQHIAVFGGSGSGKTVLLSSFYGAAQEPKVRRANRYAVTAEDRAQGRALHRNYLGMRDSSTLPSANRFSAASYRFVIEPSADDLPKGRSKQRAAKPLGIVWHDYPGEWFEEDPSSADEEARRVETFRSLLSADVALVLVDGQLLAENAGEEERYLKALLTDFHTGLYALRDDVLDDGKRLTRFPRIWTLALSKADLLPDLDVEEFRELVIGKAGGELDELRSVLQSFVEDPDALDVGEDFLLLSSAKFEPDAIDVTTRTGVDLLLPMTAMLPFERFAKWASTRQRGAQVAEQLLKFVGPVVGFLGTSKFVKSNLVGAAVSMIGGGLGSKAVSFASKKVAKVKDQAEAEREFTTRILARFAEDLDRGVDDRVLRRGDDA, encoded by the coding sequence ATGGCCTCGACCAGCACCACGATGGAACAGCACATCGCCGTCTTCGGCGGCAGTGGTAGCGGGAAGACCGTGCTGCTCTCGTCGTTCTACGGTGCGGCGCAGGAGCCGAAGGTGCGGCGGGCGAACCGGTACGCCGTGACCGCCGAGGACCGGGCGCAGGGGCGGGCGCTGCACCGCAACTACCTGGGGATGCGGGACAGCTCGACCCTGCCGAGTGCGAACCGCTTCAGTGCCGCCTCGTACCGGTTCGTCATCGAGCCGTCGGCGGACGACCTGCCGAAGGGCCGATCGAAGCAGAGGGCGGCGAAGCCCCTGGGCATCGTGTGGCACGACTACCCCGGTGAGTGGTTCGAGGAGGACCCGAGCTCGGCGGACGAGGAAGCCCGCCGTGTCGAGACCTTCCGGTCCCTCCTCAGCGCAGACGTCGCCCTCGTGCTCGTCGACGGACAGCTGCTCGCCGAGAACGCGGGTGAGGAGGAGCGCTACCTGAAGGCCCTGCTCACCGACTTCCACACCGGGCTCTACGCCCTGCGGGACGACGTGCTCGATGACGGCAAGCGCCTGACCCGGTTCCCCCGGATCTGGACCCTCGCGCTGTCGAAGGCCGACCTGCTGCCCGACCTGGACGTCGAGGAGTTCCGTGAGCTCGTCATCGGCAAGGCCGGCGGGGAGCTCGACGAACTGCGGAGCGTGCTGCAGAGCTTCGTCGAGGACCCCGACGCGCTCGACGTCGGCGAGGACTTCCTGCTGCTGTCCTCGGCGAAGTTCGAGCCGGACGCCATCGACGTCACCACCCGCACCGGTGTCGACCTGCTGCTGCCGATGACGGCGATGCTGCCGTTCGAGCGGTTCGCGAAGTGGGCCTCCACCCGGCAGCGCGGCGCGCAGGTCGCCGAGCAGCTGCTGAAGTTCGTCGGCCCGGTCGTCGGGTTCCTCGGCACGTCGAAGTTCGTGAAGTCGAACCTGGTCGGCGCCGCCGTCAGCATGATCGGCGGCGGGCTCGGCTCGAAGGCCGTCAGCTTCGCGAGCAAGAAGGTCGCGAAGGTGAAGGACCAGGCCGAAGCCGAACGGGAGTTCACCACACGCATCCTCGCCCGCTTCGCCGAGGACCTGGACCGCGGGGTCGACGACCGGGTGCTCCGCCGAGGAGACGACGCATGA
- a CDS encoding DUF4012 domain-containing protein — protein sequence MSDLPESRRAAVRRGSGARVVLWIVLAIVLLLLAAVVWVGVRGLLAKQHLERSVSLVDTLKTEIVAGDSDAAKRTAQELEDNAGSARSLTGDPVWGAAQYTPFFGTNLRAVRQVAVVVDDVATGAVRPVAGVIGDLNTEGFAPKNGRVDLQPLVDAQPAVARATTTLTRADAAAAKIDTTATLSPVTAAVNRLRNALGSVSQQAATANKVVQLAPAMLGHDGDRNYVLLFQNNAELRAGGGIPGAVALLQAKDGAISLGDQAAGSSFGPYDQPVLPLSADTTSLYGNITGRYMQDVNLTPRFDVTGALAREMWKQKFGQQVDGVLAIDPVTLGYILRATGPVQLATGDTLTSDNAVKLLLSDVYAKYPDPTVQDAFFASAASAVFDKVSSGGFDAKKLIAALADGTADGRLRLWSADAAEQKQIAGTAVAGALPTTSKRTREFGVYLNDGTAAKMDYYLDKKVSVGSSVCRKDGRPTSVVEVTLKNTAPADAATSLPRYVTGGGAFGTEPGKIKTLVAVYAPANAIYLGASQDGKGAALQTTVDGEHPVAQLETLLAPGQSTTFRVAYLGDAKYASAGVQATSTPGVRSSKVEPLQFDCAKPVPVG from the coding sequence ATGTCCGACCTGCCCGAGTCGCGACGCGCTGCCGTACGCCGGGGGTCAGGGGCCCGCGTCGTGCTGTGGATCGTCCTCGCCATCGTTCTGCTCTTGCTCGCTGCCGTCGTCTGGGTCGGTGTCAGGGGACTGCTCGCCAAGCAGCACCTCGAGCGCTCGGTGAGCCTCGTCGACACGCTCAAGACGGAGATCGTGGCTGGCGACTCCGACGCCGCGAAGCGGACTGCGCAGGAACTGGAAGACAACGCCGGATCGGCGCGGAGCCTGACGGGTGACCCGGTGTGGGGTGCCGCGCAGTACACACCGTTCTTCGGGACGAACCTGCGCGCGGTCCGACAGGTGGCTGTGGTCGTCGATGACGTCGCGACCGGAGCGGTCCGCCCGGTCGCCGGCGTGATCGGGGACCTGAACACCGAGGGGTTCGCCCCGAAGAACGGGCGGGTCGACCTGCAGCCGCTCGTCGATGCGCAGCCAGCCGTGGCCCGGGCCACCACGACCCTGACGCGCGCCGACGCTGCCGCAGCGAAGATCGACACCACCGCGACGCTCTCGCCGGTCACCGCCGCGGTGAACCGGCTGCGCAACGCCCTCGGTTCCGTCTCCCAGCAGGCCGCCACGGCGAACAAGGTCGTGCAGCTCGCTCCGGCGATGCTCGGACACGACGGGGACCGGAACTACGTCCTGCTGTTCCAGAACAACGCCGAACTCCGCGCCGGCGGCGGGATCCCGGGAGCAGTGGCGCTCCTGCAGGCCAAGGACGGGGCGATCAGTCTTGGTGACCAGGCCGCCGGGTCCTCCTTCGGCCCGTACGACCAGCCCGTGCTGCCGCTGTCGGCCGACACGACGAGCCTGTACGGCAACATCACCGGGCGCTACATGCAGGACGTCAACCTGACCCCGCGGTTCGACGTCACCGGAGCGCTCGCCCGCGAGATGTGGAAGCAGAAGTTCGGCCAGCAGGTCGACGGCGTGCTCGCCATCGACCCCGTGACCCTGGGCTACATCCTCCGCGCGACCGGCCCGGTGCAGCTGGCGACCGGCGACACCCTGACGTCGGACAACGCCGTGAAGCTCCTGCTCAGTGACGTCTACGCGAAGTACCCGGACCCGACGGTGCAGGACGCGTTCTTCGCCTCGGCCGCGAGCGCAGTGTTCGACAAAGTGTCGAGCGGCGGGTTCGACGCGAAGAAGCTCATCGCTGCGCTGGCCGACGGGACCGCTGACGGTCGACTTCGGCTCTGGAGCGCAGACGCTGCCGAGCAGAAGCAGATCGCCGGAACAGCGGTCGCGGGCGCACTGCCCACGACGTCGAAGCGGACTCGTGAGTTCGGCGTCTACCTGAACGACGGCACCGCCGCGAAGATGGACTACTACCTCGACAAGAAGGTCTCGGTCGGCAGCTCGGTGTGCCGGAAGGACGGCCGACCGACCTCCGTGGTCGAGGTCACACTCAAGAACACCGCTCCGGCCGATGCCGCGACGAGCCTACCTCGCTACGTAACAGGCGGGGGCGCGTTCGGGACCGAGCCCGGCAAGATCAAGACCCTCGTCGCGGTCTACGCGCCGGCGAACGCGATCTACCTCGGCGCATCGCAGGACGGCAAAGGTGCGGCGCTCCAGACGACGGTCGACGGCGAGCACCCGGTCGCACAACTCGAGACGCTGCTGGCACCGGGGCAGAGCACCACCTTCCGCGTGGCGTACCTCGGCGACGCGAAGTACGCCTCGGCCGGTGTGCAAGCGACGTCGACGCCCGGAGTCCGGTCGTCGAAGGTCGAGCCGCTGCAGTTCGACTGCGCGAAGCCGGTCCCGGTCGGTTGA
- a CDS encoding glycosyltransferase: protein MAIIGTRGYPSYYGGFETAVRRLAPFLADAGWDVTVYGRKGSVQADDPERHDGVRSVYSWGVNSKSLSTLSFGATATASAVLRKPDVALIMNVANGFFLPALRARGVPTLLNVDGIEWDRAKWNRAAKSVFRAGAVMSARWADELVFDARAIGDRWKHEFKADGTFIPYGGDTHEELPVDAGLQHRGYVLYVARFVPENSVNEFFRAAEVLSRRWPVVIVGSDGFHGDFDTAAKALADGSSQIQWLGHVNDDDRLKSLWQHAGAYFHGHSVGGTNPALVQAMASGAPTVARDTVYNRETLAGTGVFVQPDADSIVERVNEMMTSGDGERLGQAARDRAQTEYSWHGVCSAYETALVDLIDKKQR from the coding sequence GTGGCCATCATCGGTACTCGCGGGTATCCCAGTTACTACGGAGGGTTCGAGACTGCGGTTCGCCGACTCGCACCGTTCCTCGCGGACGCCGGGTGGGACGTGACCGTGTACGGCCGGAAGGGCTCGGTCCAGGCAGACGACCCCGAGCGCCACGATGGTGTGCGGAGCGTCTACAGCTGGGGAGTGAACTCGAAGTCGCTCAGCACACTGTCCTTCGGGGCCACCGCAACGGCATCCGCTGTCCTGCGGAAGCCTGATGTGGCCCTGATCATGAACGTTGCCAACGGGTTCTTCCTGCCTGCCCTCCGCGCTCGAGGCGTTCCCACGCTGCTCAACGTCGACGGCATCGAGTGGGACCGTGCGAAGTGGAACAGAGCCGCGAAGTCGGTCTTCCGAGCAGGAGCGGTGATGTCGGCTCGCTGGGCTGACGAGCTCGTGTTCGATGCTCGGGCGATCGGCGATCGTTGGAAGCACGAGTTCAAGGCGGATGGGACCTTCATCCCGTACGGCGGCGACACGCACGAGGAGCTCCCGGTCGACGCAGGCCTGCAGCACCGCGGGTACGTGCTCTACGTCGCCCGGTTCGTCCCGGAGAACAGCGTCAACGAGTTCTTCCGGGCAGCAGAGGTCCTCTCCCGCCGGTGGCCCGTCGTCATCGTCGGAAGCGACGGGTTCCACGGAGACTTCGACACGGCTGCGAAGGCGCTCGCAGATGGTTCGTCGCAGATCCAGTGGCTCGGGCACGTCAACGACGACGATCGATTGAAGTCTCTCTGGCAGCACGCCGGAGCGTACTTCCACGGGCACAGTGTCGGCGGCACCAACCCTGCGCTGGTCCAGGCGATGGCCAGTGGCGCCCCGACGGTTGCACGAGACACGGTCTACAACCGCGAGACCTTGGCTGGAACCGGGGTGTTCGTGCAGCCGGATGCAGACTCGATCGTCGAACGAGTGAACGAGATGATGACGTCTGGCGATGGGGAACGGTTGGGGCAGGCCGCACGTGACCGCGCGCAGACCGAGTACTCCTGGCACGGAGTCTGCAGCGCGTACGAGACGGCACTGGTCGATCTCATCGACAAGAAACAGCGATGA
- a CDS encoding glycosyltransferase: MRTATRSVRIYPELRAAQVQRDSRLTPAEGWFFSRNYDLPAADVPEHFVAMTTRSAMRAVARGDVRLLEVPELLWARELPRTVAVLVVHKICTRGPSRRVFYAIENNDPRRALFGMRSLPKPAVTLALALVGGTARLLVDAIAFGSRGAQQSYEALPFLRRVRSALIEELPGRPTTHVPGSSGRRGAIFVGALEARKGIAELQAAWEQVELALPGEVLTIVGDGPLSDDVLTWARGNADRRKVMGRLPHARVAELLRESAVLVAPSRRDGRWREQIGLPIKEALAAGVTVVSTSDTGLSSWLAAHGHLIADGTDRALSDAVATALSQPLDPQAVVAALPTVDGRIVADRWLRVGQENAR, from the coding sequence ATGAGGACAGCGACCCGCTCGGTTCGCATCTACCCGGAGCTCCGAGCGGCGCAGGTGCAGCGGGACTCCCGGTTGACGCCTGCGGAAGGCTGGTTCTTCAGCAGGAACTACGATCTGCCGGCTGCGGACGTTCCGGAGCACTTCGTCGCGATGACCACTCGGTCGGCGATGCGAGCGGTCGCCCGCGGAGACGTGCGCCTTCTCGAGGTGCCCGAACTCCTGTGGGCGAGGGAGCTTCCTCGAACGGTCGCGGTCCTGGTGGTCCACAAGATCTGCACGCGCGGTCCGAGTCGGAGGGTGTTCTACGCGATCGAGAACAACGATCCTCGTCGTGCGCTCTTCGGGATGAGGTCTCTCCCGAAGCCGGCGGTCACCCTCGCCCTGGCGCTCGTCGGAGGAACCGCTCGGCTCTTGGTCGACGCGATCGCCTTCGGCTCGCGCGGGGCGCAGCAGAGCTACGAGGCGCTGCCGTTCCTCCGCCGGGTGCGGAGCGCGCTCATCGAGGAACTGCCTGGTCGGCCGACCACGCACGTGCCTGGCTCGAGCGGACGCCGTGGCGCGATCTTCGTGGGCGCGCTCGAAGCACGCAAGGGGATCGCTGAACTGCAAGCGGCGTGGGAGCAGGTCGAACTGGCCTTGCCGGGAGAAGTCCTGACGATCGTCGGCGATGGCCCCTTGTCCGACGACGTCCTGACATGGGCTCGGGGCAATGCGGATCGCCGGAAGGTGATGGGCCGTCTCCCCCATGCTCGCGTTGCTGAGCTCCTCCGGGAGAGCGCCGTACTGGTCGCCCCTTCCCGACGCGACGGCCGTTGGCGCGAGCAGATCGGGCTCCCCATCAAGGAAGCGCTGGCGGCCGGAGTCACCGTGGTCAGCACATCCGACACCGGGCTTTCGTCGTGGCTCGCCGCCCATGGTCACCTCATCGCGGACGGTACCGACCGTGCGTTGTCGGATGCAGTAGCGACTGCGTTGTCCCAGCCACTCGATCCGCAGGCGGTCGTCGCGGCTCTTCCGACCGTAGACGGACGCATCGTGGCCGATCGATGGCTCCGCGTCGGACAGGAGAACGCACGATGA
- a CDS encoding glycosyltransferase — translation MTGRTGAVVVHHRSYDTIGAVVSDLMSEGVAKADILIVDNSEEQTSEQQLRDVVPPEITLLFVANQGYGAAVNQGVRAIQARGSYEFLLVATHEVRIAAGSLTDLEAAFDADPAMGAVGPTLLTTTDDGRDEVWSTGGKLTRWARIPRHHDHRAAPDVVFARRESAVVRRVWLDGAFVLYRAPLLAGFRIDESFFMYVEEVDLHLRLERAGHAIGWVPAARVHQSSGGTPMFYLGRNLVLLLRLNGQRLRIAFVPFVALRAALPQSIRRRTVRPVLDVVRGISRGLTERLAR, via the coding sequence ATGACAGGTCGTACCGGAGCAGTCGTGGTGCACCACCGTAGCTACGACACCATCGGAGCAGTCGTCTCCGACCTGATGTCAGAAGGAGTTGCGAAGGCCGACATCCTGATCGTCGACAACAGTGAAGAACAGACGTCGGAGCAGCAGCTGCGGGACGTCGTACCGCCGGAGATCACTCTGCTGTTCGTTGCGAACCAGGGGTACGGGGCGGCCGTCAACCAGGGAGTACGTGCGATCCAGGCACGTGGTTCCTACGAGTTCCTCCTGGTCGCCACGCACGAGGTCCGCATCGCAGCCGGTTCACTGACCGACCTCGAAGCGGCGTTCGACGCGGACCCAGCCATGGGTGCTGTGGGCCCGACGCTGCTCACCACAACGGACGACGGTCGAGACGAAGTGTGGTCGACGGGGGGCAAGCTGACCCGTTGGGCTCGGATCCCGCGGCACCACGACCATCGCGCGGCGCCCGATGTCGTCTTCGCCCGCCGTGAGTCGGCCGTCGTTCGCCGGGTGTGGCTCGACGGAGCCTTCGTCCTCTACCGAGCTCCGCTCCTGGCCGGCTTCCGCATCGACGAGTCCTTCTTCATGTACGTCGAGGAAGTCGACTTGCACCTCCGCCTCGAACGTGCGGGCCATGCGATCGGTTGGGTGCCCGCCGCTCGTGTCCACCAGAGCTCCGGCGGGACACCGATGTTCTACCTGGGCCGCAACCTCGTGTTGCTTCTCCGCCTCAACGGCCAGCGCCTGCGGATCGCATTCGTGCCGTTCGTCGCGCTGCGGGCTGCCCTCCCGCAGTCGATCCGACGGCGCACCGTGCGGCCCGTTCTCGACGTGGTTCGTGGCATCAGCCGCGGACTCACAGAACGGCTCGCTCGATGA
- a CDS encoding acyltransferase family protein, which produces MAVEQPRVSRENSLDFLRLAAASVVVLAHAQADFRTSFLWNASQLVDGVGMFFIMSGMLVYRSGESTWSRTGRWRDFFWNRYLRVAPGIYAFAVIAPLVLVAAGAVTLSSLFKFPLVVWLGSAFFLLPNYDPPTWQHVGTGVINGQLYTIPAEVSFYLIVPVLVLVARRFGFLQMLASFILVSIAISIGVTLGGHTAEAIAHHTFVERAGFFAAGIFWAKYRERVPARWWLFVAACAIYVPVKLFALDTDVLGPLSPFVIAIPLSYMVVFFGYHGPRALGHLTERVGDLSYSTYIWHVLVINLLLFFGFSGEWWLVPLTLAVTWCIAWLSWRLVEKPALRLKRISSRNVTRVSR; this is translated from the coding sequence GTGGCCGTCGAACAGCCCCGCGTGAGCCGCGAGAACAGTCTCGATTTCCTGCGCCTTGCCGCGGCGTCCGTTGTCGTCCTCGCTCACGCCCAAGCCGACTTCCGCACGAGCTTCCTGTGGAACGCGTCCCAACTCGTCGACGGCGTTGGCATGTTCTTCATCATGAGCGGCATGCTCGTGTATCGGTCTGGCGAGTCGACGTGGAGCCGGACTGGGCGTTGGAGAGATTTCTTCTGGAATCGGTACCTGCGAGTCGCGCCCGGTATCTACGCGTTCGCTGTGATCGCGCCGCTCGTCCTCGTCGCAGCCGGTGCCGTGACCCTCTCCAGCCTCTTCAAGTTCCCGCTGGTCGTCTGGCTCGGGAGTGCCTTCTTCCTCCTGCCGAACTACGACCCGCCGACCTGGCAACACGTGGGCACAGGCGTGATCAACGGTCAGCTGTACACGATCCCCGCTGAGGTCAGCTTCTACCTGATCGTCCCGGTGCTGGTTCTCGTCGCTCGTCGTTTCGGCTTCTTGCAGATGCTCGCCAGCTTCATCCTGGTGTCCATCGCCATCAGCATCGGGGTCACGCTCGGCGGTCACACCGCGGAAGCGATCGCGCACCACACGTTCGTCGAGCGCGCCGGGTTCTTCGCTGCTGGAATATTCTGGGCGAAATACCGCGAACGCGTTCCTGCCCGGTGGTGGCTCTTCGTCGCCGCCTGCGCCATCTACGTCCCAGTGAAGCTGTTCGCGCTCGATACGGATGTGCTCGGGCCCTTGTCTCCGTTCGTGATCGCAATCCCGTTGAGCTACATGGTCGTTTTCTTCGGCTACCACGGACCGCGAGCTCTCGGCCACCTGACGGAGAGGGTGGGCGATCTCAGCTACAGCACGTACATCTGGCACGTACTGGTCATCAACCTCCTGCTCTTCTTCGGTTTTTCAGGTGAATGGTGGCTTGTCCCGCTGACTCTCGCTGTCACGTGGTGCATCGCTTGGTTGTCCTGGCGGCTCGTTGAGAAGCCAGCGCTGCGGTTGAAGCGGATCTCGAGCCGCAACGTGACACGAGTATCGCGTTGA
- a CDS encoding O-antigen ligase family protein, with protein MQRIIVAVGGVLATALAAYAVVQSPLALLVVLGAAVALLLVMRPTWSIYLALILSSIALPAFLPTTFEVAGLTLHAHEPFLLVGLAYSVAKFPASRRANLILLAFAGSIAVALLVGFAHQNSLSKILYDVRPLLETAAAVVIASRVYGTPIAERCFRVLGWVLWISAVVTLAGATTGLAVGGRTEDASLTSVTGDSAAATRLLTEATFPALAVLCGVLALAIANRIRVRDSWMLSTPALLIVVLSFSRNSILAVAVAILFAMIANRRTGTFIRGSFIVVSALAVFGLLVALGPVLAQLPGGEFINTQVQSYSDRVVGGLSSTVQATDPSVQFRTRENSYLLQGFLSSPVFGHGFGFAYKPSAGTASFLLDYAPYFAHNFYGWLAVKGGVLSMLLLVASVGSPLLRSLRETSKTSFALGAAFTAMLAVSVVAPVALSTNSALLFGGLLGALTAATDRSDRVEPADEPVRVFASQ; from the coding sequence GTGCAGAGAATCATCGTCGCGGTCGGGGGCGTGCTCGCGACGGCTTTGGCGGCCTACGCGGTCGTGCAGTCGCCATTGGCGCTCCTCGTGGTGCTCGGCGCAGCGGTCGCTCTCCTGCTCGTGATGCGGCCGACGTGGTCCATCTACCTCGCATTGATCCTGTCGAGCATCGCACTGCCGGCGTTCCTGCCGACCACCTTCGAGGTCGCTGGCCTCACTCTGCACGCGCACGAACCCTTCCTGCTCGTCGGGCTGGCCTACTCAGTGGCGAAGTTCCCGGCCAGCCGGCGTGCGAACCTCATCCTGCTCGCCTTCGCCGGGTCGATCGCCGTGGCCTTGCTCGTGGGGTTTGCGCACCAGAATTCCCTCTCGAAGATCCTCTACGACGTGCGGCCTCTCCTCGAGACCGCTGCCGCCGTGGTCATCGCAAGTCGCGTGTACGGAACCCCCATCGCCGAGCGCTGCTTCAGAGTTCTTGGCTGGGTGCTGTGGATCTCGGCCGTCGTGACCTTGGCGGGCGCGACGACCGGTCTCGCAGTGGGAGGTCGCACCGAGGACGCGTCACTCACGTCGGTGACCGGGGACAGCGCGGCGGCGACGCGTCTCCTCACCGAGGCGACGTTCCCCGCCCTGGCGGTTCTCTGCGGCGTTCTCGCTCTGGCGATCGCCAACCGGATACGCGTCCGTGATTCATGGATGCTGAGCACTCCTGCGCTCCTGATCGTCGTGCTCAGCTTCTCCCGAAACTCGATCCTCGCAGTCGCCGTCGCGATCCTGTTCGCCATGATCGCGAACCGCCGCACAGGGACCTTCATCCGCGGTTCGTTCATTGTCGTCTCGGCGCTGGCGGTGTTCGGTTTACTCGTTGCGCTCGGCCCCGTGCTGGCGCAACTCCCTGGTGGGGAGTTCATCAACACGCAGGTGCAGAGCTACAGTGACCGAGTCGTAGGGGGGTTGAGTTCCACGGTGCAGGCCACCGACCCATCGGTGCAGTTCCGGACACGTGAGAACTCATACCTGCTGCAGGGTTTCTTGTCGTCGCCGGTTTTCGGTCACGGGTTCGGATTTGCTTACAAACCTTCGGCGGGTACTGCCAGCTTCCTGTTGGACTACGCCCCGTACTTCGCTCACAACTTCTACGGCTGGCTCGCCGTGAAAGGCGGCGTACTGAGCATGCTGCTCTTGGTAGCTTCAGTCGGGAGTCCGCTGCTGAGATCGCTTCGGGAAACGTCAAAGACGTCCTTTGCTCTTGGGGCAGCCTTCACCGCCATGCTGGCAGTGTCCGTTGTGGCGCCGGTAGCGCTGAGCACGAACTCGGCACTCCTCTTCGGCGGTCTACTCGGAGCCCTCACCGCGGCCACCGATCGGTCAGACCGAGTGGAACCGGCAGACGAGCCGGTCCGGGTCTTCGCCTCGCAGTGA
- a CDS encoding glycosyltransferase family 4 protein — MSKPQVEVVERWLGAGGPPVRYLRFGVDHEFFAEKPFPSTPMLFSAGGDRDRDPATLFRAIEIVRREHPGIEVSVQSRTQLQPPDGVTVVPYLTHQQLREAYERASVVAIATRPNLHASGMTVSLEAMSVGRPVVITETPGLDDYVRDGDTGFLVPCNDHRALAARIGTLLEDHAAAEAMGERARRRVVASFTSAQMADELAKFAASSSGTRGR; from the coding sequence TTGAGCAAGCCGCAGGTCGAGGTCGTCGAACGTTGGCTCGGCGCCGGCGGGCCGCCGGTCCGGTACCTCCGCTTCGGGGTCGACCACGAGTTCTTCGCCGAGAAGCCGTTCCCGAGCACGCCCATGCTGTTCAGCGCTGGGGGCGACCGTGACCGGGACCCCGCGACGCTGTTCCGGGCCATCGAGATCGTCCGGCGTGAACACCCGGGCATCGAAGTCTCGGTCCAGTCGCGAACGCAGCTGCAGCCGCCGGACGGTGTCACGGTCGTCCCGTACCTGACGCACCAACAGCTGCGGGAGGCGTACGAACGAGCATCGGTCGTCGCGATCGCAACCCGACCGAACCTCCATGCTTCCGGCATGACCGTCTCCCTGGAAGCCATGTCGGTCGGGCGTCCCGTGGTGATCACCGAGACACCGGGCCTGGACGACTACGTCCGCGACGGGGACACCGGCTTCTTGGTGCCGTGCAACGATCACCGTGCCCTGGCAGCAAGGATCGGGACCCTGCTCGAGGACCACGCTGCAGCAGAAGCTATGGGGGAACGGGCTCGCCGACGAGTCGTCGCGAGCTTCACCTCCGCGCAGATGGCTGATGAGCTCGCGAAGTTCGCGGCCTCCTCCAGCGGCACCAGGGGACGGTAA
- a CDS encoding polysaccharide pyruvyl transferase family protein, producing the protein MNRSGDEETAARPQSLEQLREETRSVLEALIGPHRDVALLDFPNHQNVGDTMIWRGELDHLASLGLRVRYRTDIQRFSRELLDRLVPDGPILLHGGGNFGDLWPEFQRFRERIVSLYPNRRVIQLPQSIEFRDPAAAAGANAVFGQHDDFHLLVRDWQSHARARATLPDVQVQFCHDAALGWQPASGGVRKDGTTDVLVLARRDHERGVGISRFVPTRPGRRDRTADWGLRGVDGLLWRLARIPLGLARAAPVLASLPAYYPAMSLAYRALAGLNLRDGLRLFRGSRVIATDRLHAHVLALLLRKPHVVADNNYGKIAGVMNASTGDLGDFLFVSSDDDVEAATTWIDERLQRDEAR; encoded by the coding sequence GTGAACCGATCAGGTGACGAGGAGACGGCCGCGCGCCCGCAGAGTCTCGAGCAGCTCCGGGAGGAGACTCGCTCTGTCCTGGAGGCGCTCATCGGGCCGCACCGGGACGTTGCCCTCCTGGACTTCCCCAACCACCAGAACGTGGGCGACACGATGATCTGGCGCGGCGAACTCGACCACCTGGCGAGTCTCGGCCTGCGTGTGCGGTACCGGACCGACATCCAGCGATTCTCCCGGGAACTGCTGGACAGGTTGGTTCCCGACGGTCCGATCCTGCTGCACGGCGGAGGCAACTTCGGTGACCTCTGGCCGGAATTCCAGCGGTTCCGAGAGCGCATCGTGTCCCTCTACCCGAACCGCCGTGTGATCCAGCTCCCGCAGTCCATCGAGTTCCGTGATCCCGCTGCAGCAGCGGGAGCGAACGCGGTGTTCGGGCAACACGACGACTTCCACCTCCTCGTTCGCGACTGGCAGTCCCACGCCCGCGCACGAGCGACCCTTCCCGATGTGCAGGTGCAGTTCTGCCACGACGCCGCTCTCGGGTGGCAACCCGCGAGCGGAGGCGTGCGCAAGGACGGAACGACCGACGTACTGGTCCTCGCGCGGCGAGACCACGAGCGCGGGGTCGGGATCAGCCGGTTCGTGCCGACGCGACCCGGACGTCGTGACCGCACGGCCGACTGGGGGCTGCGCGGCGTCGACGGGCTGCTCTGGCGGCTGGCTCGGATCCCGCTCGGACTTGCCCGGGCGGCTCCGGTGCTCGCATCGCTCCCGGCGTACTACCCGGCCATGTCGCTTGCCTACCGGGCGCTCGCGGGACTCAACCTCCGAGACGGGCTCCGTCTCTTCCGAGGAAGCCGGGTCATCGCCACTGATCGCCTCCACGCTCACGTTCTCGCCCTCCTGCTGCGGAAGCCCCACGTCGTGGCCGACAACAACTACGGCAAGATCGCCGGTGTCATGAACGCGAGTACCGGCGACCTGGGCGACTTCCTGTTCGTGTCGAGCGATGACGACGTCGAGGCAGCGACGACCTGGATCGACGAACGCCTCCAGCGGGACGAGGCGCGATGA